The following are from one region of the Francisella opportunistica genome:
- a CDS encoding amino acid permease — MALAKTLKPRHIELIALGGIIGSCFFLGTGYVLAEVGPAAILAYILAGIIVYAVTLCLAELTANSPNSGSFIYYTAKYVSPAIACGMGWSYWLNWIIYIPSECIAGGIIMHTFLPAVPTYMWATLFGLFITIINLTKVKIFGEIEFWLALVKIIALGLFSIVAILIFFDIIQNNTDSILGGTYIVGEGGFFPKGKLILITTMVILLVNFQGSEIIGLAASESDNAEKQMPRIAKHVAIRIVGLYVIPVFLLATIFPWQQMSLNDSVFATALQYYHLDKFAAVFAFVVLVAAFSCANSGFYAAVRSLYGLSRARMAPSIFRKLNSAAIPHYAVYVSIVAVWTFLILSFKLSASAAFTNLLAMSGFTATICWICICWSQYNFRKQLIQRNATSKMLFKAPLFPYISLFGIWIQVLCLVLTLFNDELRGAFYFGAPAMIIPCCVYFFISKKKNTKLVEGSISLKKVF; from the coding sequence ATGGCACTTGCTAAAACTCTAAAACCTCGCCATATAGAGCTAATAGCTTTAGGCGGTATCATTGGCTCTTGTTTCTTCTTAGGTACAGGTTACGTATTAGCAGAAGTTGGCCCTGCTGCTATTTTGGCCTATATTCTAGCTGGCATTATCGTATACGCGGTGACTTTGTGCTTAGCTGAGCTAACAGCCAATTCCCCAAATTCTGGATCATTTATTTACTATACTGCTAAATATGTATCACCAGCTATAGCATGTGGTATGGGCTGGTCGTATTGGCTTAACTGGATAATTTATATCCCTTCAGAATGTATTGCTGGTGGAATAATCATGCATACATTTTTACCTGCAGTACCTACTTATATGTGGGCTACTTTATTTGGTTTATTTATAACTATCATAAATCTTACTAAAGTAAAAATTTTTGGTGAGATTGAGTTTTGGCTGGCACTGGTAAAAATTATAGCGCTTGGTTTATTTAGTATAGTTGCAATACTGATATTTTTTGACATAATCCAAAACAATACTGATAGTATACTAGGAGGCACTTATATAGTTGGAGAAGGTGGTTTCTTCCCTAAAGGCAAACTTATCCTAATAACAACTATGGTAATACTACTAGTAAATTTCCAAGGTTCAGAAATTATCGGATTAGCCGCAAGTGAATCTGATAACGCTGAAAAACAAATGCCAAGAATTGCAAAGCATGTCGCGATTAGAATAGTTGGCCTGTATGTAATACCAGTTTTTCTGCTTGCAACAATCTTTCCATGGCAACAGATGAGCTTAAATGATTCTGTGTTTGCTACAGCACTGCAATATTATCATTTAGATAAATTTGCCGCAGTATTTGCATTTGTGGTTCTTGTAGCTGCATTTTCTTGTGCTAATAGTGGTTTTTATGCAGCTGTTCGCTCATTATATGGTTTGTCTAGAGCAAGAATGGCTCCGAGTATATTTAGAAAGCTAAATTCAGCAGCTATACCACACTATGCAGTTTATGTAAGTATAGTAGCTGTATGGACATTTTTAATACTTTCGTTTAAATTATCGGCTTCTGCTGCTTTTACTAACCTACTAGCAATGTCAGGATTTACAGCTACAATTTGCTGGATTTGTATATGTTGGTCGCAATATAACTTTAGAAAACAACTTATACAACGAAATGCTACTAGCAAGATGCTATTTAAAGCGCCTCTATTTCCTTATATTTCATTATTTGGTATATGGATACAAGTTTTATGCTTAGTGTTAACATTGTTTAATGATGAGCTAAGAGGTGCCTTCTATTTTGGTGCTCCTGCAATGATTATTCCTTGCTGTGTATATTTCTTCATCTCGAAAAAGAAAAATACTAAATTAGTTGAGGGCTCTATTTCCTTGAAAAAGGTATTTTAA
- a CDS encoding CvpA family protein: protein MEFLASLNFLDILIIIIILILSLFAAVKGLFKNIVLLILMVFAVIMAGILAQKIQQVYISSIIEDPGTAYVVSFVLVLLCAYLIIFGIMKVFLRNNKEKESLSNTLFAFVIALVRFSFIFAIVCSTLNSFDTFKDNSLWQNSTLVQPLVKIGDYAFNTKVKMQQTNLKDYVPKQVAGD, encoded by the coding sequence ATGGAATTTCTAGCAAGCCTTAATTTTTTAGATATTTTGATAATAATAATCATCTTAATATTAAGTTTATTTGCTGCTGTTAAGGGACTCTTCAAAAATATTGTGCTATTAATACTTATGGTATTTGCTGTTATTATGGCTGGGATCTTAGCGCAAAAAATCCAGCAAGTATATATCAGTTCGATAATCGAAGACCCAGGCACAGCTTACGTAGTATCATTTGTATTAGTATTACTGTGTGCATATTTAATAATTTTTGGCATTATGAAAGTCTTTTTGCGTAATAATAAAGAAAAAGAAAGCCTCTCAAACACCTTATTTGCTTTTGTTATTGCCTTGGTGCGCTTTAGCTTTATATTTGCTATAGTTTGCTCAACGCTAAACTCTTTTGATACTTTCAAAGACAATTCATTATGGCAAAACTCTACTTTAGTTCAGCCTCTTGTAAAGATCGGTGATTATGCTTTTAATACCAAAGTCAAAATGCAACAAACCAACCTAAAAGATTATGTTCCAAAACAAGTTGCTGGCGACTAA
- a CDS encoding PQ-loop repeat-containing protein, giving the protein MNTQFFGQIVLNASLLLYSVQFVPQIIHNFRNKQALSNISILTQFGIFITVLSNIVETIGFGYEWQYAVVAIIYLLGVCIQQLQISIFCKKMPEIVNISFIILFAIAMLAMGSNHQLVYQLAYYIGFVVNTLYWIPQIYKNYKQKRFDGFSLGFILIALIGTCLYIVSSFLLSWDLISKIDALVMFPIITVLVIQKFYYR; this is encoded by the coding sequence ATTAATACTCAGTTTTTTGGACAAATAGTACTTAATGCTTCTCTTTTGCTTTATTCTGTTCAATTTGTTCCACAAATTATACATAATTTCAGAAATAAACAGGCCTTGTCAAATATTAGTATTTTGACACAGTTTGGTATTTTTATTACGGTATTATCTAATATTGTTGAAACTATCGGCTTTGGCTATGAGTGGCAGTATGCTGTCGTTGCTATTATCTACTTACTTGGAGTTTGTATACAGCAGTTACAAATATCTATCTTTTGCAAAAAAATGCCCGAAATAGTAAATATTAGTTTTATTATCTTATTTGCTATAGCTATGCTAGCAATGGGCTCAAACCATCAGTTAGTTTATCAGCTTGCTTACTATATTGGCTTTGTAGTTAATACCCTCTACTGGATTCCGCAAATCTATAAAAACTACAAACAAAAAAGATTCGACGGTTTTAGTTTAGGATTTATATTAATCGCATTGATTGGAACATGTCTTTACATAGTAAGTAGTTTTTTACTTTCATGGGATTTAATATCTAAAATCGATGCGCTTGTAATGTTTCCTATTATAACAGTTTTAGTAATTCAAAAATTTTATTATAGATAA
- a CDS encoding PilW family protein, producing MIDRILLYTASKYSRGLSIVELLVAMTISLIAASTAIIIFFNFKDFYNHSAQKASIDIKELTVKQAIYDSIINSGLSCAYGTNTQTYINDTGDDLSAHSFLTDSSNIRIGNISPNISDYLQTNLGTSCSGTCYQNNTDYIMVKTETKSTYLAANLVNSTLYLDSTNSINPGDYLALCNSDQIDLVKVSHVGNSNDITLFQPATGQYIVDDYAGKFEILLFYIGDSGRVDNSGNTIYSLFLYIKSGSSVGQNYELVSSVENLKVSYATIKNDQIIWNNISSDTDVDTLNTPALKFSFSVDGKNFTKVVLI from the coding sequence ATGATAGACAGAATATTGCTTTACACTGCTAGTAAATATAGTCGTGGCTTAAGTATTGTTGAGCTTCTTGTAGCAATGACTATAAGTCTTATAGCAGCTTCTACAGCAATTATTATTTTTTTTAATTTTAAAGATTTTTACAACCATTCAGCTCAAAAAGCAAGTATTGATATAAAAGAGCTAACTGTTAAACAAGCTATTTATGATAGCATCATAAATTCTGGACTATCATGTGCATATGGTACAAATACTCAAACATATATCAATGATACTGGTGATGATTTATCTGCACATAGCTTTCTTACAGATTCATCGAATATAAGAATTGGTAATATATCTCCGAATATTTCAGACTATCTACAGACTAATTTAGGTACTAGCTGCTCGGGTACATGCTACCAAAACAATACTGATTATATTATGGTAAAAACCGAAACAAAATCGACTTATTTAGCTGCTAACTTAGTTAACTCAACTCTTTACCTTGATTCTACTAATAGTATCAATCCCGGTGACTACCTAGCATTATGCAATAGTGATCAAATTGATTTAGTCAAAGTTTCACATGTTGGTAACTCAAATGATATAACATTATTTCAGCCTGCTACTGGTCAGTATATCGTTGATGATTATGCTGGCAAATTTGAAATACTTTTATTTTATATAGGAGATAGTGGTAGAGTTGATAATTCCGGCAATACTATTTATTCGTTATTTTTGTATATAAAAAGTGGCTCTTCGGTAGGTCAAAATTATGAATTAGTTAGTAGCGTAGAGAATCTAAAAGTTAGCTATGCTACAATAAAAAATGACCAAATTATTTGGAATAATATATCAAGTGATACGGATGTAGATACATTAAATACGCCTGCACTGAAGTTCTCTTTTAGTGTAGATGGCAAAAATTTTACCAAAGTTGTTCTAATTTAA
- a CDS encoding DedA family protein has product MSESEFWSLLIDWGYLAVMLGVFIEGEIFLIMVGIATAAALFSYPLAIIAATVAAILHDNSLFILSKFISKKNFEKKAWHYKVQKSLKILDNYESLAILSIRFLYGLRTITLLVVGLSKVSRIKFICLDSISSLTWSVIYISLGYLSGNTILKFIDKSDIKHWVSHNKHLSIFILILLSSIIYFSYRILRSRLKRRVR; this is encoded by the coding sequence ATGAGTGAAAGTGAATTTTGGAGTTTACTAATTGACTGGGGTTATCTAGCTGTTATGTTAGGAGTATTTATTGAGGGCGAAATATTCTTAATTATGGTAGGTATCGCAACTGCAGCAGCATTGTTTAGTTACCCTCTCGCGATTATAGCTGCAACTGTTGCTGCTATATTGCATGATAATAGTTTATTTATACTCTCTAAATTCATCAGCAAGAAAAACTTTGAAAAAAAAGCATGGCACTACAAAGTCCAAAAATCACTAAAAATTCTAGATAATTATGAATCTTTAGCAATTCTCAGCATCAGGTTTTTATACGGATTACGCACTATAACTCTACTAGTAGTAGGACTTAGCAAAGTAAGTAGAATTAAGTTTATCTGTTTAGATAGTATCAGTAGCCTTACCTGGTCAGTAATATATATCTCATTAGGTTATCTATCTGGTAATACTATTCTGAAATTTATTGATAAATCTGATATCAAACACTGGGTATCTCATAATAAGCACTTATCAATATTTATACTTATCTTACTTTCAAGTATTATATATTTTAGCTATAGAATATTACGATCACGATTAAAGAGGCGTGTCAGATGA
- the radA gene encoding DNA repair protein RadA translates to MAKQKTIFICQECGAISPRWQGQCHSCNQWNTFVEELKLDPKKTPKSRTGFAGSISKATSLTAIKGKEHSRVSTHICEFDRVLGGGIVKGSVILVGGDPGIGKSSILLQIMSFLSLQKKVLYVSGEESLEQIALRAERLNLAKDNLLVMCETNIEQIVSYMVEHKPEVVVIDSIQTMYNPEIQSMVGGVSQVRESTAYITQIAKQYEISVFLVGHVTKSGEVAGPRVLEHIVDAVIFIESQDNGRYRMMRALKNRFGAVNEIGVFAMTDKGMKEVKNPSAIFLNNGRTNLIGSAIVSVWEGTRPLLVELQSLVVDKNINQPPRRLCVGIDSNRLAMILAIIQRYMHIDLYDKDVFLNVVGGIKVNETSIDLALILIIYSSIKEIEIPHDMLIMGEVGLSGEIRPIPYGIERINEAKKHGFKKIIVPQANVSKSLKNEGIDIIGITNLNQIKDIITG, encoded by the coding sequence ATGGCTAAACAAAAAACAATTTTTATATGCCAAGAATGTGGTGCAATATCTCCACGCTGGCAAGGCCAGTGCCATAGTTGTAACCAATGGAATACTTTTGTAGAAGAGCTTAAATTAGATCCTAAAAAAACACCAAAATCTCGTACTGGGTTTGCTGGGAGTATCTCTAAAGCAACTTCATTAACAGCTATCAAAGGTAAAGAACATTCTCGAGTATCTACACATATTTGTGAATTTGATAGAGTGTTAGGCGGTGGTATTGTAAAAGGTTCAGTAATCTTGGTTGGTGGTGATCCTGGTATAGGTAAGTCTTCGATACTTCTGCAAATAATGTCTTTTCTATCGTTACAAAAAAAAGTCTTATATGTCAGCGGTGAAGAGTCTCTCGAACAGATAGCACTTCGAGCTGAGAGACTAAATCTTGCCAAAGATAATCTTCTGGTAATGTGTGAGACTAATATCGAACAAATTGTTAGTTATATGGTAGAGCATAAGCCTGAAGTCGTAGTGATAGACTCAATCCAAACAATGTACAATCCAGAGATTCAGTCAATGGTTGGTGGTGTCTCTCAAGTAAGAGAATCAACCGCTTATATCACCCAAATTGCCAAACAATATGAGATATCAGTTTTTTTAGTAGGTCATGTAACAAAATCAGGTGAAGTTGCAGGACCTAGGGTGCTAGAGCATATTGTTGATGCTGTGATATTTATAGAGTCACAGGATAATGGAAGATACCGGATGATGCGTGCACTTAAAAATAGATTTGGTGCCGTCAATGAAATTGGTGTGTTTGCAATGACTGATAAAGGTATGAAAGAGGTTAAAAACCCCTCGGCAATATTTCTAAATAACGGTCGCACTAATCTGATTGGCAGCGCGATAGTTTCGGTGTGGGAAGGAACCAGACCATTATTAGTTGAACTACAGTCACTTGTTGTTGATAAAAATATCAATCAACCACCACGTAGATTATGTGTTGGTATCGATAGTAATCGCTTAGCGATGATATTAGCTATTATACAACGCTATATGCATATTGATTTATATGATAAAGATGTCTTTTTAAATGTAGTTGGTGGTATAAAGGTCAATGAAACTAGTATCGACTTGGCACTGATTTTAATTATCTACTCTAGTATCAAAGAAATAGAAATTCCTCATGATATGCTTATAATGGGAGAAGTTGGTCTATCTGGTGAGATTCGCCCTATCCCATATGGCATTGAGAGAATAAATGAAGCCAAAAAACATGGTTTCAAGAAAATTATTGTGCCGCAGGCAAATGTTTCAAAATCACTAAAAAATGAAGGGATTGATATTATTGGGATAACTAACTTAAACCAAATAAAAGATATAATCACAGGGTAA
- a CDS encoding NAD(P)H-dependent glycerol-3-phosphate dehydrogenase: MQKNILVLGAGAWGTALALQLAYRGHNVRINSWKAKHNQQMLEDNNNHKYLPSIEKFPAKLKAIQDWQASISEFDDILVATPSSGFKNTILELKECILPQQNIISATKGFCHDSYALLSEIAEDILPNTKFALLTGPSFAKELANQLPTAVVVASKDIDYARYVQELFSNENFRCYTTTDIIGAQVGGAVKNVLAITAGIAVGMEFGVNAHAALITRGLAEIKKLGLKLGANSETFIGLSCLGDLLLTCSDNQSRNRRFGLYLGQGLTIQQALEKVNNVVEGYFTAKAVYRLAKKHNVDMPLVFATYRILYEAADPKDIAKELMTRQLKNEN, from the coding sequence ATGCAAAAAAATATACTTGTTTTAGGAGCAGGAGCTTGGGGTACAGCATTAGCATTACAGCTTGCATATAGAGGACATAACGTAAGAATTAACTCATGGAAAGCTAAGCATAATCAGCAAATGCTAGAGGATAACAACAATCATAAATATCTACCAAGTATAGAGAAATTTCCTGCTAAGTTAAAAGCTATTCAAGATTGGCAAGCTAGTATCAGTGAATTTGATGATATATTAGTTGCGACTCCGAGCTCTGGTTTTAAGAACACTATTCTAGAGTTAAAAGAGTGTATCTTACCACAGCAGAATATTATCAGCGCAACGAAAGGTTTTTGCCATGATAGCTATGCTTTATTAAGTGAAATAGCGGAGGATATTTTACCAAATACAAAGTTTGCTTTATTAACAGGGCCAAGTTTTGCTAAAGAGTTGGCTAACCAGCTCCCAACAGCTGTGGTAGTAGCCTCAAAAGATATTGATTATGCGCGCTATGTTCAGGAGCTTTTTAGTAATGAGAATTTTAGATGCTACACAACAACTGATATCATTGGCGCTCAAGTTGGTGGTGCTGTCAAAAATGTCTTAGCAATTACAGCTGGGATTGCTGTAGGTATGGAATTTGGTGTTAATGCTCATGCAGCACTAATTACTCGAGGCCTTGCTGAGATAAAAAAATTAGGACTTAAATTAGGCGCAAATTCTGAAACTTTTATTGGGCTTAGTTGTTTGGGGGATTTATTGTTAACATGCTCAGATAATCAGTCACGTAATCGTAGATTTGGTTTATATTTAGGTCAAGGTCTGACTATACAACAAGCGCTGGAAAAAGTAAATAATGTTGTTGAGGGTTATTTTACTGCAAAAGCAGTCTATAGGCTTGCTAAAAAGCATAATGTTGATATGCCTTTAGTATTTGCTACTTACAGAATTTTGTATGAGGCTGCTGACCCTAAAGATATAGCCAAAGAGCTTATGACTCGTCAACTAAAAAATGAAAATTAA
- a CDS encoding superoxide dismutase family protein, which yields MPNFYKLCGVSMLTFVLADCTLLSGNKIYDLNHDDELIVHMRNVSTNKEVGTITISPYIHDGKQEGMLITPHLYNLPADTKHGMHIHINPSCKNNGMSAGGHWDPDNTQKHLGPYNTDGHKGDLPVLVVNANGTATKPVVAPRLDSLDELVGHSLMIHARSDNYSDKPQSLGGGGARMWCGVISD from the coding sequence ATGCCTAATTTTTACAAGTTGTGTGGTGTAAGTATGCTTACATTTGTTTTAGCAGACTGCACGCTTTTGTCAGGAAACAAAATTTACGATCTTAATCATGATGATGAGCTAATTGTACATATGAGAAATGTCAGTACTAATAAAGAAGTTGGTACAATCACAATATCACCATATATTCATGATGGCAAGCAAGAGGGAATGCTGATCACTCCACATTTATATAACTTACCTGCTGATACTAAGCATGGTATGCATATTCATATCAATCCTAGTTGTAAAAATAATGGTATGTCAGCAGGTGGGCACTGGGATCCAGATAATACCCAAAAGCACCTTGGCCCATACAATACCGATGGTCATAAGGGAGATTTACCTGTACTAGTTGTCAATGCTAATGGGACTGCAACCAAACCTGTAGTAGCTCCAAGATTAGATTCTCTAGATGAACTAGTTGGTCATAGTTTGATGATTCACGCAAGATCAGATAACTACTCTGACAAACCGCAATCTTTAGGTGGTGGCGGTGCTAGAATGTGGTGTGGAGTTATATCAGATTAA
- a CDS encoding IS3 family transposase (programmed frameshift), translated as MKKKKSHSAAFKYEVSVVAIKGELTQAQISSKYEIHSSQITSWKKQALESIKQLFSGKLPPVKQDLLDEKEKSKLYEEIGRLKVELDWMKKKLILSCRDKKMLIEPNNPDIPIVRQCQLLGLNRSVYYYQYKGIDEHTENLMRLIDERYTARPHESSRKIMVYLNNLGYDVTRNQVKYLMDKMGLQAIYPKPITSAKSRQEHIIYPYLLNDICVYYPNQVWCSDITYIRMKHGHIYLVAIMDWYSRYVIDWQLSISLEAEFCIDTLKRALASSSCGIFNTDQGAQYTSNAWINTLLNKGISISMDAKGRCFDNIFIERLWRSVKYEYIYLKEFESVAEVREALTDYFEYYNTDRYHQSLEYKTPADVYFSKVKIENIFDNLTSIF; from the exons ATGAAGAAGAAAAAATCTCATAGTGCTGCATTTAAATATGAGGTATCAGTTGTAGCCATAAAAGGTGAATTAACCCAAGCTCAAATCAGTAGTAAATACGAAATTCACTCTAGCCAGATTACAAGCTGGAAGAAGCAGGCTTTAGAGAGCATAAAACAACTATTTTCAGGTAAACTTCCGCCAGTTAAGCAAGATTTATTAGACGAAAAAGAAAAATCAAAGCTATACGAAGAAATTGGTAGGCTCAAAGTGGAGCTTGACTGGATGAAAAAAAAA CTAATTTTGAGTTGTAGGGATAAGAAAATGTTAATAGAACCAAATAATCCAGATATCCCAATAGTCAGACAGTGTCAACTTTTGGGCTTAAATAGATCAGTATATTATTATCAGTATAAAGGTATAGATGAGCATACTGAAAACTTAATGCGTCTAATAGATGAGCGTTATACAGCAAGGCCACATGAAAGCTCTAGAAAGATTATGGTATACCTAAATAACCTTGGATACGATGTTACTCGAAATCAAGTAAAATACTTGATGGATAAAATGGGTTTACAAGCTATATACCCAAAGCCAATCACAAGCGCAAAATCTAGACAAGAACATATTATATATCCATATCTACTAAATGATATTTGTGTTTACTACCCTAACCAAGTATGGTGCTCAGATATAACATATATTCGTATGAAACATGGGCATATATATCTTGTAGCAATAATGGACTGGTATAGTAGGTATGTAATTGATTGGCAGTTGAGCATTAGTTTAGAAGCAGAATTTTGTATTGATACTCTTAAGAGAGCTTTAGCTAGTAGTAGCTGTGGTATTTTCAATACAGATCAAGGAGCACAGTATACTTCAAACGCTTGGATAAATACCTTGCTAAATAAAGGTATCTCAATTAGTATGGATGCTAAAGGTAGATGTTTTGATAATATATTTATTGAGCGTCTATGGAGAAGTGTTAAATACGAATATATATACCTAAAAGAATTTGAGTCAGTAGCTGAAGTTAGAGAAGCTCTGACTGATTACTTTGAATATTATAATACTGATAGATATCATCAAAGTTTAGAATATAAGACTCCTGCTGATGTGTATTTTAGTAAAGTTAAAATAGAAAATATTTTTGATAATTTGACATCTATTTTTTGA
- a CDS encoding sterol desaturase family protein, whose product MNYELVARLGFFLLILFIVALWELLAPLRKLKIPKKTRWINNLLLVVLNTLLLRLLFPTAAVGVAVFCQHYNLGLLNIIAIPMWLKVVIAFLALDFIIYLQHVLFHHLPLLWLFHKVHHLDLDYDVTTGLRFHPVEIVLSMLIKFAAICLIGAPALAVIIFEIILNGTSLFNHGNIRLSAWLDRVLRLMIVTPDTHRVHHSTVPKETNSNFGFNLIWWDKLMGTYLAQPKKGHIQMDIGLSEYTNPKQTQPLISMLKIPFSRK is encoded by the coding sequence ATGAATTATGAATTAGTGGCACGTCTAGGTTTTTTCTTATTGATACTCTTTATAGTAGCGTTATGGGAGTTGCTTGCTCCGCTGCGTAAGCTAAAAATTCCTAAGAAAACCCGCTGGATTAATAACTTACTTCTTGTCGTTTTAAATACGCTATTATTGAGGTTGTTATTCCCTACGGCTGCTGTTGGTGTGGCAGTATTTTGTCAACATTATAATCTAGGCTTACTGAATATTATAGCTATACCAATGTGGTTAAAAGTGGTGATAGCTTTTTTAGCTTTAGATTTTATAATATATCTTCAGCATGTATTATTTCACCACTTACCATTGTTATGGCTATTCCACAAGGTTCATCATCTTGATTTAGATTATGATGTGACTACTGGATTGCGCTTTCACCCTGTAGAAATAGTATTATCAATGTTGATAAAATTTGCTGCTATTTGTCTTATTGGAGCGCCAGCATTAGCAGTGATCATTTTTGAGATTATTTTAAATGGCACTTCATTATTTAATCATGGAAATATTCGTTTGTCGGCTTGGCTTGATAGAGTTTTAAGATTAATGATAGTTACTCCTGATACGCATAGGGTTCATCATTCAACTGTTCCAAAAGAGACAAACTCTAATTTTGGTTTTAATCTGATATGGTGGGATAAGCTAATGGGAACTTATCTAGCCCAACCTAAGAAGGGTCATATTCAGATGGATATCGGCTTAAGTGAGTATACAAACCCTAAGCAGACACAGCCTCTTATTAGTATGCTTAAAATACCTTTTTCAAGGAAATAG
- the aroC gene encoding chorismate synthase, giving the protein MSGNTFGKIFTITTCGESHGDSLAAIIDGCPSNIPLCEADIQIELDRRKPGQSKFTTQRKEPDEIKIISGVFEGKTTGTPIGLIIKNQDQKSKDYSEIKDKFRPGHADYTYFKKYGIRDYRGGGRSSARETAMRVAAGAIAKKILKHHGVEIYGFCSQIGSLKIDFIDKDFINQNPFFIADKNAITACEDLINSIRKQGDSIGAEVTVVATGLEAGLGRPVFDRLDASIAYAMMSINAVKAVSIGDGFGCVAQKGSQHRDEITQEQGFLSNHAGGILGGISTGQDIIAKLAFKPTSSILQPGKSIDIQGNDTTIITKGRHDPCVGIRGVPIAEAMLALVLVDELLITRSYRN; this is encoded by the coding sequence ATGTCAGGAAATACTTTTGGTAAAATTTTCACCATAACCACTTGTGGCGAAAGCCATGGCGACTCACTTGCAGCTATTATTGATGGCTGTCCTAGTAATATACCTCTTTGCGAAGCAGATATTCAAATAGAGCTAGATAGACGCAAGCCAGGTCAATCAAAATTCACAACCCAGCGTAAAGAGCCTGATGAGATCAAGATAATATCTGGAGTCTTCGAAGGTAAAACTACCGGTACACCTATTGGCTTGATAATAAAAAACCAAGATCAAAAATCAAAGGACTATAGCGAAATCAAAGATAAATTCCGCCCAGGGCACGCTGATTATACCTACTTCAAAAAATATGGTATTCGTGACTATCGTGGCGGTGGTAGATCATCGGCAAGAGAAACAGCAATGCGTGTTGCAGCTGGTGCAATTGCCAAAAAAATACTCAAGCATCATGGCGTCGAGATCTACGGCTTTTGCTCACAAATCGGCAGCCTTAAAATAGATTTTATCGATAAGGATTTTATAAATCAAAATCCCTTTTTTATTGCAGATAAAAATGCTATCACAGCTTGTGAGGATTTAATTAATAGCATCCGCAAACAAGGCGACTCTATTGGTGCTGAGGTCACTGTAGTAGCAACTGGTCTAGAAGCAGGATTAGGTAGACCAGTTTTTGATCGGCTTGATGCAAGTATTGCTTATGCGATGATGAGTATCAACGCTGTCAAAGCAGTCAGCATTGGTGATGGCTTTGGCTGCGTTGCACAGAAAGGTAGCCAACACCGTGATGAAATTACTCAAGAGCAAGGTTTCTTATCAAATCATGCCGGTGGAATATTAGGTGGTATATCAACAGGTCAAGATATAATTGCTAAATTAGCATTTAAACCAACCTCGAGTATTCTCCAACCAGGCAAAAGCATCGATATACAAGGTAATGATACCACTATTATCACCAAAGGTAGACATGATCCTTGTGTTGGTATCAGAGGCGTGCCAATAGCTGAAGCGATGCTGGCATTAGTTTTAGTAGATGAATTACTAATCACGCGATCTTATAGGAATTAA
- a CDS encoding ankyrin repeat domain-containing protein, with protein sequence MVQKKYHINTFLLCIASEKNHTDVVKSLLLDQETEVNKPTNDGTTPFWIACEHGCTDIVELLLSNDKVDPNKAKNNSGTTPFMIACQLGHINIVELLISNDKVDLNQADHNGITPLWAACYYGYINIVKLLISNDKVELNKASNSGITPLWVASQNGHKDIAELLKSKGAVY encoded by the coding sequence ATGGTTCAAAAAAAATACCATATAAACACTTTCTTACTATGCATAGCTTCTGAAAAAAATCATACTGATGTAGTTAAGTCATTACTATTAGATCAAGAAACTGAAGTAAACAAGCCAACAAATGATGGCACTACCCCTTTTTGGATAGCTTGCGAACATGGTTGTACAGACATAGTTGAGTTATTACTATCAAACGATAAAGTAGATCCAAACAAGGCAAAAAATAATAGTGGCACTACCCCTTTTATGATAGCTTGCCAACTTGGTCATATAAATATAGTTGAGTTATTAATATCAAACGATAAAGTAGACCTAAACCAGGCAGATCATAATGGCATTACCCCTCTTTGGGCAGCTTGTTACTATGGTTATATAAATATAGTTAAGTTATTAATATCAAATGATAAGGTAGAACTAAACAAGGCAAGTAATAGTGGCATTACCCCTCTTTGGGTAGCTAGCCAAAATGGTCATAAAGATATAGCTGAGTTATTAAAGTCCAAAGGCGCTGTTTATTAG